The genomic interval ATAGGCCGACGTACGCTCGTAGATCGGCGCGTTCAGCTTGAGGTGCTGGCGGATGCCGCGCGGGGTCAGGTTCATGACCTCGCGCAGGCCCTTCTCCAGCTTCGCCTCATCGCAGCGGCCGGTGCCGTGCAGGTCGACATAGACCGACAACGGTTCGGACACGCCGATGGCGTAGGAAAGTTGGATGGTGCAGCGATCCGCAAGGTCCGCGGCGACCACGTTCTTGGCCAGGTAGCGCGCGGCATAGGCGGCCGACCGGTCGACCTTGGTCGGGTCCTTGCCGGAGAAGGCGCCGCCGCCGTGCGGGGCGGCCCCACCGTAGGTGTCGACGATGATCTTGCGCCCGGTCAGACCGGCGTCACCGTCCGGTCCGCCGATGACAAAGGCGCCGGTCGGATTGACATGCCAGTCGGTGCCGGCGTCGACCCAGCCGGCCGGCAGCGCGGCGCGGATATAGGGTTCCACGATGGCGCGCACGTCGTGGGAGGTAAGGGACGCGTCGAGATGCTGGGTCGACAGAACGATGGAGGTCACCCCGACCGGCTTGCCGTCCTTGTAACGGACCGTCACCTGGCTCTTCGCGTCGGGGCCCAGCGCCGGCTCGCGGCCTGACTTGCGGGCATCGGCCAGCACCCGCAGGATCTTGTGGGCATAGAAGATGGGCGCCGGCATCAGGTCCGGCGTCTCGCGGCAGGCATAGCCGAACATGATGCCCTGGTCGCCCGCACCTTCATCCTTGTTCTCGGCGGCGTCAACACCTTGGGCGATGTGCTCCGACTGTCCGTGCAGATGCACGGCGATGTCGCACCTTTCCCAATGGAAGCCGTCCTGTTCGTAGCCGATGTCCTTCACCGCGAGGCGCGCGAGATGCGCCACGTAGTCCTTGGTGATGGTGGCCGGTCCTCGGGTTTCGCCCGCGATCACGATCCGGTTGGTGGTCGCCAGCGTTTCGCAGGCGACACGGGCTTCGGGCATTTCCTTGAGATAGGCGTCGACGACGGCATCGGAGATCCGGTCGCACACCTTATCGGGGTGCCCTTCCGAGACGGACTCGGAGGTGAAGAGATAGTCCTGACGGGCCATGGCCTGGCGTCCTTCTGGGAAAGTAGATGAACAAAGCGGCGGATCACTCCGCCGCTTCATCCAGTCATGAACCAGATTGCAACCCCCGACGTCAAGCGTCGTCGCCGGCCAGCGCGCGGACTAGGTCGACGATCCGGCGGCGGACCTTCGGGTCTTCGATCCGCACGAAGGCCTTGTTGAGGGACAGGCCTTCTGAGGACGACAGGAAGTCGACCACATAGGATGTCGGCTGCGCCTCCCCGAAACCTTCCGCCTCCTCGGGAGAACCCGGAGCGTCCTCGAAAAAGAAGGCGACCGGAACCTTCAGAATGGTCGCGATATGCTGCAACCGACTCGCGCCGATGCGATTGGTGCCTTTTTCGTATTTTTGGATTTGCTGGAACGTGATGCCGAGGCTTTCTCCGAGCTTCTCCTGGCTCATACCCAGCATCATGCGGCGCAGCCGGACGCGACTGCCCACATGGATATCGATGGGATTGGGTGCCTTTTTACTGGCCATTTGGCCCTCTTCTTTCTAGGTCTCGCGACGAGCGGTTGCTCCGCCGCTGCGGTTTGAACGTTCTGAAACGACGCTCCCGAACGCCCATTCGGCACGCCCAGGACCAGGTTCAACCCGGCACCCCTGCCGTCGTTTCGCCCACTCCGGATCCCATTCTCGAAAATCCGGTTGTGTCACACTATGATGGCGGAGTCTTGCGTTCAACATCAATTATTGCGCGAACGCTGCGTCATGCGATCCAAAGTTAAAAATATAATAAATATACATAATATACCGAAGTATAGGACGTCGCCGAATGTCGCGTAAGGGGTCGGCGGCAGGGCCGCCGGCAGCTGGGCATCGATAATGCCGACAACGAATGGCTGAAGCGCCGCAACGGTGCGCCCGAAACTGTCGAAAACCACCGAAATGCCGGTATTTGCGGAACGAACCAACGGCAATCCCTGCTCGATCGCGCGCAGGCGGGCCTGGGCCGCATGCTGGTAGGGGCCGGAGGAAACGCCGAACCACGCGTCGTTGGTGAGGTTGAGGATCCAGCTCGGCCGCTCCGGCAAAAGGCCCGGCACCTGCGGAAAGATCACCTCGTAGCAAATGAGCGGCAGGAATGAGGGAATTCCTGCTGTTTCCATCAGGATATGGCGGTAACCGGCGCGAAACGCGCCCGGCGCATTTACCAATCTCGCAAGGCCGATACGGCTAAGCAGGTCGTTGAGGGGCAGATACTCCCCGAACGGGACCAGCCGCACCTTGTCGTAGGCATCGAGGATGACGCCATCGTCTGAAATGACGTAGATGCTGTTATAGTAATTAACGCCATCGAGATTTCTTTCAGCGCGGATCGCCCCTGTTATCAATGTAGAATCCGGCTCAAGAAGGGTTTCGATTGCAGAAAGAGCGTCGGGTTCCTGCGTCAGCAAGAAGGGAAACGCCGATTCAGGCCACACCAGCACCTTTCGTGACGCGGCGCTGCCGGTCTCCGGACGGCTCCTGGCGCTCAGGTCCAAATAGCTTCCGAATATGGAAACCCTGTTCTCGGGGCGCCATTTCTCGCTTTGCGCGATAGATGGTTGTATCACCCGAACGCTGGTTGTCGGATCCACGAGGCCGGCCGTGCCGTGCAACCGATACGTGCCGAAGGCGGCCATGGCTGCCAGGACAAACCCGGCGCCGCCAAGCACGGCTCGCGCCGTACCGGGGCGTCCGTCGACAAGGACGGCGGGACTCGCGAACACGGCCAGGACTACCGCCCCCAGCCCGTAAATGCCAATCAGGCTGGCGGACTGGACCAGCACAAGGCTGTCTGAAAGAACGTAGCCGAAGGCGTTCCACGGAAAGCCGGTCAGGACATGGCCGCGCAGCCAGTCGGCGACGGAAAGGCTGCCGGCAAGCAGCAGGACGCGGCTCCAGCCTTCGGGCCAGAAACGGGCGGCGAGTGCGACCGCCGTGCCGTGGAACAGGGCCAGGCCGGCCGGAAGCAGCGTCACCGCGAAGGGCATCATCCAGGCGAACTTGTCCGCCTCGACCAGGAACGCGCTGCCGATCCACCATAGGCCGACGAGGAAATAGCCGAAGCCGAACCACCAGCCGATCCCGAAGCCGGCCGACAGCCGCCGGCGTCGCTGGGCGAGCCCGTCCGAACCGCAGGCGCCGTCGAGCAGCCAGACGATGGCGGGCAAGGTGAACAGGAGCAGGGGCAGGTAGCCGAACGGCGGCAGGGCGAGAGCCGACACCGCGCCCGAACCGAAGGCCAGCCCCCATCGGCGCCAGCCGTAGGCGAGCAGAAAGACGTTGGGCAGGCTGCCCAAGGTGGAAAAGCGCGACAGCATGACGAATCGGTTCCCGTGTCGGCGAGCGACGTAAGACATGCGACCCGTATCCGGACGGGTCAAGCGGCCGATCGGCGCAACGAGATTGGCGCGTCACGGGTCTGGCCGCCTCCGTCTAGGAGACATGTTCGTCAGCCGCTTCGCCTGGTCGTTTGGGGCGACGGCGCTGATCGGCGGCGCGCGGCTCGGCACGCCGCCGCCGGATCCGCAACCGCTTGATGCGTCGCGGGTCGGCGTCAAGAACCTCGAACTCGTAGCCCGGCACCTGCCTGGCGGCGATCAGCTCGCCGCGCACAGGCACTCGCCCGACCAGGGTGAACAAAAGGCCGCCGAGCGTATCGACTTCCTCGGCGACATCGCCGATGGTCAAGCCCGCGCCCAGTTCCTGTTCGAGATCCTCCAGGGGCATGCGCGGATCGGCGATCCAGATGCCGTCCCCGGCCGGCGTCAGCATGGCCTCCTCGTCCTCGTCGTGCTCGTCTTCGATATCGCCGACGACGGTCTCGACGAGGTCTTCCAGCGACACTAGGCCGTCGGTGCCGCCATATTCGTCGATCACCAGCGCCATCTGGACGCGGCTCGCCTGCATCTTCGCCATCAGGTCGGTCGCCGGCATCGACGGCGGCACGAACAGCAGCGGCCGGAGCAGGTCGGTCTGGGCAAGCGACAGGGTAAGGTCGACCTGGGACAGGTCGAGAGCGACATTGCGCACAGCACCCGCGGCCTCCGGCCGGGTCTCGCCGTTGCCGGATCCGCTTGCCCGTGCCCGTGCCGCAATGAACGCCATCAGGTCCTTGATGTGGACCATGCCGCGCGGGTCGTCGAGGGTCTCGTGGTAGACCGGCATGCGCGAATGGCCGTTGTCCTGGAACACCTCCATCAGGCGGCCGAGCGTGATCGTGTCGTCGACGGCGTCGATGTCCGCGCGCGGAATCATGACGTCGTCGACACGCAGTTCTCGCAGCCGCAGGATGTTGCCGAGCAGCATGCGCTCTTCCGGGGAAAAGGCGGCGTCGGCGCCGGTATCCCGGCTCAATTCGTCCTGGAGGTTTTCCCGCAGACTTCCACCACCGCTTCGACGCAGCCTTGCCAGACGGTCGATAAAGGTCCGCAATCGCCCCGTCGACTGGGGCTCGGGCTGTCGGGGCTCCACCGTGTCCTGGGCAGGCATTGCTTCGGCCTGGGGAACGGGGGTGTCGTTACTTCGGGGTTCAGAAACCGTCATTGGTCCGTTCTTGGGCTGCGCCGGAAGGCGCGGGGCATCCTAGTCCTTGTCCGCGGTCAAGGGGTCGCCGGCATAGGGATCTGCAATCCCCAGATCCGCCAGAATGCGTCTTTCCAGCCCCTCCATGATCTCCGCTTCGGCCTCAATCTGGTGATCATAACCGAAAAGATGAAGAAGTCCGTGAACAACGAGATGCGAAAAATGATCACAAAAGGAAATACCCTGCTCTTTCGCCTCGCGTGCCAGCGTGTCGGACGACAACACGATGTCGCCGAGCATCGGACCGTAGCGACCGCCGACCGCATCGCCGCCGGAGAACGACAGGACGTTGGTGGGCTTGTCCTTGTTGCGCCAGGACCGGTTCAGCGCGCGGATGCCGTCGTCGTCCAGGAACACCAGGGACAGCTCGGACCCTGGCAGCGTCCGCAGCGGCGCATTGCGGAATGCGGCTGCGACCGCCGCCCGGGTCAGGTCCTCGAGCCGGGCTCCGTCCGGCCAGTCGCCGGCCTCGACGGCCAGGTCGATCTGCAGGTCCTCCGGCAGGGCGCCCACCGGCGTGGCCGAGATCCCGATCATTCCGGCTCGCCTGATGCTTCCAGTCGGCGCTCCCGCGCCTGCAGCGCCTCGCGGCTTGCGTCGTCATAAGCCTTGACGATTCGCCCGACCAGTTCGTGACGCACGACATCGGCCTCGGTGAACTCAACGTGCGCGACGCCCTCGATCTCGCGCAGCAGGCCAAGCGCCTCGCGCAGACCGGACTTCTGGCCCGGCGGCAGGTCCACCTGGCTCGGATCGCCCGTGACGATCATCTTGGAATTCTCACCCAGCCGGGTGAGGAACATCTTCATCTGCATGGTGGTGGTGTTCTGCGCCTCGTCGAGCAGAATCACCGCGTTGGACAGCGTTCGCCCGCGCATGAAGGCAAGCGGAGCGACCTCGATCATGCCCGACTGCAGACCGCGGTCGACCTTCTCGGGCGACATCATCTCGTAGAGGCCGTCATAGAGCGGGCGCAGGTACGGGTCGACCTTTTCCTTCATATCGCCGGGCAGGAAGCCGAGCCTTTCGCCGGCCTCGACGGCCGGCCGTGACAGGATCAGTCGGGCGGCGTCGCCGCGTTCCAGCAGCGCGGCCGCATAGGCAACGGCGAGAAAGGTCTTGCCGGTGCCGGCCGGGCCGGTGCCGAACACGAGGTCCGCCCGGTCCATGGAGCGGATATAGGCGTCCTGCGCGGCGGTCCGGGCGACCAGTGTCTTGCGACGGGTCGCGATCTGGGCGAAGGCGAGGCGCGAGCGCGGTTCGAGGGTGGGCAGGGGCAGCTGCGCCTCGGCGGCGGCGGCCATGCGCAAGGCGCCATCGACATCGGCCGGATGGATCTCGTGACCCTGTTGCAGCCTCTGGTAGAGCGCCTCCAGCGCGTGGCGCGCCTGCTCGCACTGACGATGCTTGCCTTTCAGCGTCACCTGATTGCCGCGGGCCATGGCGTCGACGCCGAGCCTCTGCTCGATCAGGGCAAGGTTCTGGTCGAACTGGCCGAAGAGGTCGCCGATCAGCCGGTTGTCTTCGAAAGCAAGGACGAGATGGGTCATGTCCGAGGCTGGAACCGCGCCCCGATCCGGGGTCCTGCGCACCGAAGAGTGGCTGTCACGTGTCAAAAGGCGGCCTCCTGTCTGGAGCCATCAACCGGAGATATGCTTCCATACTGCCCGCCAGCGAGCCGTCCGAACAGCGAATTGGCACCGATGTCAACAATTTCGACCGGCTGGATGGTGCCGATCAGGGCATCGGGCGCATCGACCTGGACCGCCTGCAGCCAGGGCGACTTGCCGGTCAGCTGGCCTGCCTGGCGGCCCTTCTTCTCCAGCAGCACGTCGCAGGTGATGCCGAGACGCGAGGCGTTGAAGGCTCTCTGCTGGTCCGACAGCAGCGTCTGCAGTTCGGCGAGGCGCGTGCTCTTGACCGCCTCAGGCAGCTGGTCCGCCATGGCTGCTCCCGGCGTGCCGGGCCGCTGGCTGTACTTGAACGAGAAGCACGAGGCATAGCCGACGCGCCGCACCAGATCCATCGTGTCGGCGAAATCGGCATCCGTCTCGCCGGGGAAGCCGACGATGAAGTCGCCCGACAGGGCGAGCCCGGGCGAGGCCTCGCGGATGCGGTCGACCAGGCGGAAATAGTCATCCCGGCCGTGCTTGCGGTTCATCGCGGCAAGAATGCGGTCGGACCCCGATTGCACCGGCAGATGCAGGTAGGGCATCAGTTCGGGCATGTCGCGATGGGCCGCGATCAACTCGTCGTCCATGTCGCGCGGATGGCTGGTGGTGTAGCGAAGACGGTCGAGGCCGTCGACCTCGGCCAGCCGGCGCAGCAGGCGGCCGAGGCCCCACGGCCTGCCGTCCGGCCCCTCTCCGTGCCAGGCGTTGACGTTCTGGCCGAGCAGGGTGATCTCGCGCACGCCGGCGGCAGCCAGGCCTTCCGCTTCCTGCAGGATCTGGCCGAGCGGACGGGACACCTCGGCGCCGCGGGTGTAGGGGACGACGCAGAAGGTGCAGAACTTGTCACAGCCTTCCTGCACGGTCAGGAACGCCGACGCCGCCCGCGCCAGCGGCATCCGCTTGGACTGTTCCGCCAGGTGTTCGAACTTCTCGTCGATGTCGAACTCGGTCTCGACCACCTTGGCGCCGCCGGCCGCCCGGACCAGGAGATCCGGCAGGCGATGATAGCTCTGCGGACCGAACACCAGGTCGACCACGGGTGCGCGACGGGAAATCTCCTCGCCCTCGGCCTGGGCGACGCAGCCGGCGACGCCGATCAACGTCGGCTTGCCGGCGCGGGCACGTTCGTCCTTGATCTTGCGCAGGCGGCCGAGCTCGGAATAGACCTTCTCCGCCGCCTTCTCTCGGATGTGGCAGGTGTTGAGGATGACGAGATCGGCATCTTCCAGAGTCTCGGTCTGGCTGTAGCCCTGCGGCGCGAGCACCTCGGCCATGCGACCGCTGTCATAGACATTCATCTGGCAGCCATAGGTGCGTACAAACACCTTCCGGCCAGCAGCCCCCCCGGCGATCTCGCCAGCCGGCAGGATCTTATTGTTCGTGGAACGACTCGTCATTCACTCCTCACGGCGCCTTGCACAGACCCGACGGCGCCAATGCGGGCCCGCGGATTGTAGTGTAGCGCACGACATGTGACGGATTTCCGGCACAAGTTTGACTGGCCCGCCGGGCATCCGCCAGCTTTAGCGGCTTTTTCGCTGCTTGAGAATAGGCTCACGCCCCTTCCGGCTCGCGGGCCCGCTCCGGTTCGGGCCACGGCCGGCCGGTCAGGGCGGCGACGGTCATTTCCCGCACTTCCCGCTCCAGACGTCCGGTCAGGGCCTTGCGGTCGAGGTCGGGGTCGACGCTGACCGGATGGCCCCAGGTGACGGTGACGTCAAGGGCACCGTCGCAGAACACGCCCCACAGGTGGCCGGCCAGTTCCATGTCGCCGTACCAGGCGACATGCGGGCGGAACTGGCGCCCCATGGGCAAGCCCTGTAGAGCAGTATAGGCGATCGACAGTGGCTGAACGCAGACCGTGTGGCCGTCCGCCAAAGCTCTGGTCGCCGCGCCGAGCAGGGCGGAGCGGAACGGCAGCACGCCGTTGCCGTCATTGGAGGTGCCCTCGGCGAACAGCACCATGACGTCGCCGTCGGTGATCCGCTCAGCGATCTTGTCTGCAACCTTGCCGGTGTGGTTGCGTCGCGCGCGGTCGACGAAAACCGATCGCTGCAGCTTGGCGAACAGCCCGAACACCGGCCAACTCGCGACCTCCGACTTAGCGATGAAGGACAGCGGCATCAGGGAGCCGAGCACGGCGATATCGACCCAGGAGGCGTGATTGGCGGCGATCAACAACGGTCGGCTCGTTGCCGGCGCGCCGATCTGCCGGATCCTGATGCCGACCAGGCGCGTCGCGATCCGGTGCCACAGCAGAGGAAGGTCTCGCTTGATCGGCCAGTCCGCCTTGAGCGCCAGCCACTGGACCGGGATGAGGACCAGGGACACAAGGGTCAGCAGGAGCATGACCAGAACGGCCCTAATCTGCATCATCGCCGGCATCCGGCCGCGCGTCGGCGAGCGGCACACCGTAGAGCTCGAGCCGGTGGTCGACCAGCCGGTAGCCGAGCCGCTTGGCGATCAACTCCTGCAGCGCCTCGATGTCCTCGTTGCGGAACTCGATCACCTTGCCGGTGCGCAGGTCGATCAGGTGGTCGTGATGTTCGTCCGGCACGGTCTCGTAGCGCGACCGACCATCCCGGAAGTCGTGGCGCTCGATGATCCCGGCGTCCTCGAACAGCTTAACGGTTCGGTAGACGGTCGAGATCGAGATGCGCGAGTCGATGGCGGCGGCGCGCCGGTACAGCTCCTCGACATCGGGGTGGCGATCCGAGGCCTGTTCGATGACCGAGGCGATGATGCGCCGCTGTTCGGTCATGCGCATGCCTTTGGCGATGCACAGGTCCGCGAGCGTCGACTGCCGGTCGTCTGCCATAACGCTGTAGCCCGTTCTTCGTGACCGTTGTTCGACTGCAGCGATTAGCGAAGATCGACCCGCATGACAAGCGCGGTGCCTTCCGCCTCGCTGGCCCGGTAGTATCCCTTGCGCTCGCCGACCTGCTGGAAGCCGAGCGAGCGGTAGAGCAGCAGAGCCGCCTCATTGGCGGCGTCGACCTCGAGGAACAGGCTCTTGCAGCGGTCGCCGTACAGGCGGAACATGCCTTCCTGCATCAGCCGCTTGCCGATCCCGCGCCCGCGATGACGCGGATCGACGGCCAGCGTCAGAACCTCCGCCTCGTCGGCCGCCATGCGCAGGATCAGCAGGCCGAGCGGCGTGCGGGAGCCGTAGGGACTGGCACGCCTGGCAAGGAGCACGCTTGCGCCGCGCTGTCCGCGCAGGCGCGCGAGTTCGTCCGCATCCCAGGGATGGGAGAACGATCGCGCGTGGATTTCCGCCAGTCTCGGAAGGTCTTCATCGAGCGCCGGCTCGACGACCGGCGGCGCGGACCAGAACCACCAGAAGCTCATAGTCGCTCGATCCTTCCCTTGACCTGCGGCCTGGCATCCGGGGCACGCAGATAGAGTGGTACCGGCGCGCTGCCCGGCTCGGCGGCCTGGCCCAGTCGGGCGACGACGCCGATGTCCGCAAAGGCGCAGTCGGACAGCACGCGGTCGTCCGACAGGCCGGCCGACACCGCAACGTCCCGCGCTGCAGAACCGGCGAGGCAGGCACCGTCCGGCAGGCTGGCGGCCAGGTCCGCAATCTGTCGCACCGCCGGCTCGTCCGCGGGCTGTCCGGCTGCATTGAATGCCTGGACATAGGCCTCGCCGTTGCGCGCCTCCAACGCGACGACGAGCGGCCGACCGTATGCCTCGGCGGCGAGTCCGGCCGCGATCGCCGCCAGTGTGGTGATGCCGATGACCGGCTTCCCGAGCACCAGGCCGAAGCCGCGCGCCACCGACAGGCCGACCCGCAGGCCGGTGAAGCTGCCTGGACCGGTGGTGACGACGATCCGGTCGAGGTCCGAGAAGGCGGTGGAGGATTCCGCCATGACGTCGCCGATCATCGTCATCAGCCGTTCGGCATGGCCGCGGCCGATCGTCTCGCTGCGGGAGACGAGAGGCGCGCTGCCGCCGAGGACGGCTGCGGCGCAATTGGCTAGGGCGGTGTCGATCGCAAGGACGCGCATGATGCTCTCGATTAGTCCGGCCCGAACGGCGTGTCGAGAGGAGCTTTCGACTTACCCCGAAGGTAGCTCTTGCGCATGTCCAGCCGGCAGGAACGAAAACGGCCCGGCACCGATGCCGGGCCGTTTCGCATGGGGCGGGACGCGATCAGATCGCGCGGACTTCCTCGACTTCCGGCACGAAGTGGCGCAGCAGGTTCTGGATGCCGTGCTGGAGCGTTGCCGTCGACGACGGGCAGCCGGCGCAGGCGCCGCGCATCGACAGATAGACCACACCTTCCTTGAAGCCCTTGAAGGTGATGTCGCCGCCGTCCTGCGCAACTGCCGGGCGCACGCGGGTTTCGAGCAGGTCCTTGATCACCGTCACCGTCTCTTCGTCATCGCTGTCGAAGAACTCGTCCTCCCCCCCGGCCTGGACGGCAGCGCTGCGCATGACCGGAGTGCCAGACATGAACTGCTCCATGATCGCTCCGAGGATCGCGGGCTTCATGTGCTGCCAGTCGGTGTCGTCCTTGGTCACCGTGATGAAATCATGGCCGAAGAACACGGCCACGACCCCCGGCACCGCGAACAGCTTCTCGGCAAGCGGCGACGCGCCGGCCTCGTCGGAGCTGCGGAAATCATAGGTGCCGTCCGCAAGGACGACCCGTCCGGGCAGGAATTTCAGGGTCGCCGGGTTCGGCGTCGCCTCGGTCTGGATGAACATGATCGGATCCTCGGTCGCAAGCCTGGGTCGGGTGCATGCGGAAGGCCTCGGCCCAGTTTGGAATTCTTATAAACCAGATAATGGGCTTTCGCCACGGGTCAAGGCCCGATGGGGCGGCACCCGGCGGTCAGGCCAGCGCCGCAATGGATTCGTCGTCCAGATTGCCGGGCACGATGGTCACCGGAATGGGAAAGTTCCCGGCAGCCTTTCCGGCGATGGAGGTGACCAGCGGGCCCGGCCCCTCCGATCCCATGCCGGCGGCTAGGACAAGGATGGCGATGTCGGCATCCGATTCGATCAGCTTCACGATCTCCTCGGACTTGTTGCCTTCCAGGATGACCGATTCCGGATCGGTGCGGGCCACCGCGCGCACCCGGTCCATCGCCTTGACCAGCGTCGCCTCCGCCTGCTCGCGGGCCTCAGCGCGCATGATGTCCTCGACGCCGATCCAGTGCTGGAAATCGCCCGGCGCGATCACGAACAGCAGCGTCACGACGCCACCGGTCCGCGCCGCGCGCTTGGCCGCATAGACGATCGCCCGGTCGCATTCGGGCGTGTCGTCGACGACGACGAGGAACTTGCGCCGATGGCCTTCCTCGAAACTCTTTCTGATGGCTACCATGGGCGCATGCTGCCATCCACCCGGGCGCGGGGCAAGCGGCGCGAAAGCCGCATCCCCGCTTCTGTTGACCCCTTCCGCCTACAGGATGAAGCGGGACAGGTCGATGTTCTTGGCGAGTTCTCCAACATTGTCGCGGACATAGGCGGCGTCGATGGTCACGGTCCTGCCGTCGTGGTCGGGAGCCGTGAAGGACACCTCGTCCAGGATCCGCTCCATCACCGTCTGCAGACGTCGGGCGCCGATGTTTTCGACCGTGGCATTGAGGTCGACCGCGATGGTCGCGATCTCGTCGATGGCATCGTCGGTGAATTCGAGCGCCACGCCCTCTGTCTTCAACAGGGCAACATATTGCTTGATCAGACTCGCTTCAGGCTCGGTCAGGATAGACCGGAAATCGTCGCGGGTCAGGGGCTTCAGCTCGACCCGGATCGGCAGGCGGCCCTGCAGTTCCGGCAGCAGGTCCGAGGGCTTGGCGACATGGAATGCGCCCGAGGCGATGAACAGGACGTGGTCGGTCTTCACCGGCCCATGCTTGGTCGATACGACCGTGCCCTCGATCAGCGGCAGCAGGTCGCGCTGCACGCCCTCGCGCGAAACGTCGCCGCCGACCCGGCCGTCGCGGGCGCAGATCTTGTCGATCTCGTCGAGAAACACGATGCCGGCATTCTCGACCAGGGCGATCGCTTCCTGAACGATCTTCTCCTCGTCGAGCAGCTTGTCGGATTCCTCGTTGATGAGGATCTCGTAGGAGTCCTTGACCAACACGCGCCGCGTCCGGGTATGGCTGCCGAAGGCCTTGCCGAGCAGTTCGGAGACATTCATGACGCCGACGCTGGCGCCCGGCATGCCCGGCAGCTCGAAGCTCGGCATCTGCGGCTGGGCGCGCACCTCGATCTCGATCTCCTTGGCGTCGAGATCGCCGTCGCGCAGCTTGCGGCGGAAGCTGTCGCGCGTCGCCGGGCTGGCGCTGGCGCCGACCAGAGCGTCGAGCACGCGTTCCTCTGCGAGCACATGCGCCTTCGCCTTGACCTCCTGCCGCCTGGCCTCGCGCACCAGGCTGATGCCGGCCTCGACCAGGTCGCGCACGATCTGTTCCACGTCGCGGCCGACATAGCCGACCTCGGTGAACTTGGTCGCCTCCACCTTCACGAAGGGCGCGTTGGCGAGCCTGGCCAGCCTGCGCGAAATCTCGGTCTTGCCGACGCCGGTCGGGCCGATCATGAGGATGTTCTTAGGCAGGACCTCCTCGCGCATCGGGCTTTCGAGCTGCTGGCGGCGCCAGCGGTTGCGCAACGCAATGGCCACGGCGCGCTTGGCGTCCTTCTGGCCGACGATGAAGCGGTCCAGTTCGGAAACGATTTCCCGCGGAGAAAACGTGG from Polymorphum gilvum SL003B-26A1 carries:
- a CDS encoding lysophospholipid acyltransferase family protein gives rise to the protein MMQIRAVLVMLLLTLVSLVLIPVQWLALKADWPIKRDLPLLWHRIATRLVGIRIRQIGAPATSRPLLIAANHASWVDIAVLGSLMPLSFIAKSEVASWPVFGLFAKLQRSVFVDRARRNHTGKVADKIAERITDGDVMVLFAEGTSNDGNGVLPFRSALLGAATRALADGHTVCVQPLSIAYTALQGLPMGRQFRPHVAWYGDMELAGHLWGVFCDGALDVTVTWGHPVSVDPDLDRKALTGRLEREVREMTVAALTGRPWPEPERAREPEGA
- a CDS encoding Fur family transcriptional regulator encodes the protein MADDRQSTLADLCIAKGMRMTEQRRIIASVIEQASDRHPDVEELYRRAAAIDSRISISTVYRTVKLFEDAGIIERHDFRDGRSRYETVPDEHHDHLIDLRTGKVIEFRNEDIEALQELIAKRLGYRLVDHRLELYGVPLADARPDAGDDAD
- the rimI gene encoding ribosomal protein S18-alanine N-acetyltransferase → MSFWWFWSAPPVVEPALDEDLPRLAEIHARSFSHPWDADELARLRGQRGASVLLARRASPYGSRTPLGLLILRMAADEAEVLTLAVDPRHRGRGIGKRLMQEGMFRLYGDRCKSLFLEVDAANEAALLLYRSLGFQQVGERKGYYRASEAEGTALVMRVDLR
- the tsaB gene encoding tRNA (adenosine(37)-N6)-threonylcarbamoyltransferase complex dimerization subunit type 1 TsaB, with translation MRVLAIDTALANCAAAVLGGSAPLVSRSETIGRGHAERLMTMIGDVMAESSTAFSDLDRIVVTTGPGSFTGLRVGLSVARGFGLVLGKPVIGITTLAAIAAGLAAEAYGRPLVVALEARNGEAYVQAFNAAGQPADEPAVRQIADLAASLPDGACLAGSAARDVAVSAGLSDDRVLSDCAFADIGVVARLGQAAEPGSAPVPLYLRAPDARPQVKGRIERL
- a CDS encoding NifU family protein, whose translation is MFIQTEATPNPATLKFLPGRVVLADGTYDFRSSDEAGASPLAEKLFAVPGVVAVFFGHDFITVTKDDTDWQHMKPAILGAIMEQFMSGTPVMRSAAVQAGGEDEFFDSDDEETVTVIKDLLETRVRPAVAQDGGDITFKGFKEGVVYLSMRGACAGCPSSTATLQHGIQNLLRHFVPEVEEVRAI
- a CDS encoding universal stress protein; its protein translation is MVAIRKSFEEGHRRKFLVVVDDTPECDRAIVYAAKRAARTGGVVTLLFVIAPGDFQHWIGVEDIMRAEAREQAEATLVKAMDRVRAVARTDPESVILEGNKSEEIVKLIESDADIAILVLAAGMGSEGPGPLVTSIAGKAAGNFPIPVTIVPGNLDDESIAALA
- the hslU gene encoding ATP-dependent protease ATPase subunit HslU, whose translation is MTTFSPREIVSELDRFIVGQKDAKRAVAIALRNRWRRQQLESPMREEVLPKNILMIGPTGVGKTEISRRLARLANAPFVKVEATKFTEVGYVGRDVEQIVRDLVEAGISLVREARRQEVKAKAHVLAEERVLDALVGASASPATRDSFRRKLRDGDLDAKEIEIEVRAQPQMPSFELPGMPGASVGVMNVSELLGKAFGSHTRTRRVLVKDSYEILINEESDKLLDEEKIVQEAIALVENAGIVFLDEIDKICARDGRVGGDVSREGVQRDLLPLIEGTVVSTKHGPVKTDHVLFIASGAFHVAKPSDLLPELQGRLPIRVELKPLTRDDFRSILTEPEASLIKQYVALLKTEGVALEFTDDAIDEIATIAVDLNATVENIGARRLQTVMERILDEVSFTAPDHDGRTVTIDAAYVRDNVGELAKNIDLSRFIL